Proteins found in one Misgurnus anguillicaudatus chromosome 3, ASM2758022v2, whole genome shotgun sequence genomic segment:
- the LOC129443785 gene encoding acyl-CoA dehydrogenase family member 11: MTAALRVALQMCCRSNHIPLRMLSRGVAYSSVSLDELNEPNDHSRALFSRSVIGTFFQEQPLLTNPFTQDALLRAYLQRHLPVQEVEGDLLRFGERIVSEIDALGRQCELNPPRLQHFDAWGRRIDSIITCDAWTRLKHLSAQEGLVAAGYERTYGEWSRVYQMSKIYLFAPSAGLYTCPLAMTDGAAKVIESLGMPVREAFVRLTSRDEQQFWTSGQWMTERRGGSDVSTGTETVARRQQDGWFKLYGFKWFTSATDADMTLTLARITDAHGCTTPGSRGLSLFLAKVRDSHGSSNGVEVQRLKDKLGTRQVPTAELLLDGMKAQLVSEEGRGVASIANMLTITRIYNTVCAVAAMRRITQLCREYSCKRSVFGKLLKDHSLHVQTLSRLEIETRAAFLLTMEICRLLGREENRTSTERDAHLLRLLTPVAKLYTGKQAVCVVSEGLESFGGQGYIEDTGLPSMLRDAQVLSIWEGTTNVLSLDVLRSIEKSSGSVLQAFFTDVKDRLVAAGSSSALRPAVSSLQASLSGLMRFVQTAATRPSGCLELAARDLSYSLARIYMGTLLVDHAAWENATHTDVYTALRWCEQDLCPVVSRDSAGSYDPHVVDMDKELVYDGLKR, translated from the exons ATGACGGCAGCATTAAGGGTGGCTCTTCAAATGTGTTGCCGTAGTAACCACATACCTCTACGCATGCTCAGTAGGGGTGTAGCGTACAGCAGCGTATCACTAGATGAGCTGAACGAGCCCAACGATCACTCGCGTGCGCTGTTTTCACGCTCTGTCATTGGAACATTTTTTCAGGAACAACCTCTGCTCACAAACCCATTTACCCAAGATGCACTGCTCAGAGCCTACCTGCAGCGACATCTACCTGTACAG GAGGTTGAAGGAGATCTCTTGCGTTTTGGCGAGCGGATCGTCAGTGAGATTGACGCGTTGGGACGCCAGTGTGAGCTGAATCCCCCTCGCCTGCAACACTTTGATGCGTGGGGGAGACGCATTGACAGCATCATCACCTGCGATGCATGGACACGCTTAAAACACCTATCTGCTCAAGAGGGACTGGTGGCAGCTGGATATGAGAGGACCTATGGAGAATGGAG cCGTGTATATCAGATGAGTAAGATTTACCTGTTTGCACCCTCGGCTGGACTTTACACTTGCCCTCTGGCCATGACTGATGGAGCTGCTAAAGTCATTGAG tcTCTTGGTATGCCTGTCAGAGAAGCATTTGTCCGTCTGACCTCACGTGACGAGCAGCAGTTTTGGACATCAGGACAGTGGATGACGGAGAGGAGAGGAGGATCTGATGTCT CTACCGGAACGGAGACGGTTGCCAGGCGACAGCAGGACGGGTGGTTTAAGCTGTACGGCTTTAAATGGTTTACCTCAGCAACAGATGCTGACATGACCCTGACGCTGGCCCGCATCACAGATGCGCATGGATGCACAACacca ggCAGCAGGGGTCTGTCTCTGTTCCTGGCTAAGGTTCGAGATTCTCATGGTTCCTCTAATGGTGTTGAAGTGCAGAGACTTAAGGATAAATTGGGCACCAGGCAGGTGCCAACAGCAGAACTGCTGCTAGATGGGATGAAAGCTCAGCTG GTGTCAGAAGAAGGAAGAGGTGTGGCGTCTATTGCTAATATGTTGACTATAACTCGTATTTATAACACGGTGTGTGCTGTGGCCGCTATGAGAAG GATAACGCAGCTGTGTCGGGAGTATTCCTGTAAGCGCTCAGTGTTTGGCAAACTGCTGAAGGATCATTCACTGCACGTTCAGACGCTCAGCAGACTGgag ATTGAGACGCGTGCTGCATTTCTGCTCACAATGGAGATCTGTCGTCTGCTGGGCCGAGAGGAGAACAGAACCTCCACAGAGAGAGACGCACACCTGCTGCGACTGCTCACACCTGTAGCCAAACTCTACACCGGAAAACAg GCGGTGTGTGTTGTGTCTGAGGGTCTGGAGTCTTTTGGTGGTCAGGGTTACATTGAGGACACTGGTCTACCCTCCATGTTGCGCGATGCTCAG GTGTTGAGTATATGGGAAGGCACCACTAATGTTTTGTCTTTAGATGTTCTCCGCTCCATTGAAAAGTCCTCTGGGTCAGTACTCCAGGCATTCTTCACTGATGTCAAA GATCGTTTGGTCGCGGCCGGCTCGTCTTCGGCTCTGCGTCCGGCCGTCTCGTCTCTTCAAGCGTCTCTCTCTGGTTTGATGCGCTTCGTTCAGACGGCAGCGACTCGACCCTCCGGCTGTCTGGAGCTCGCGGCCAGAGATCTGTCCTACAGTCTCGCTCGCATTTACATGG GCACTTTGTTAGTGGATCATGCAGCCTGGGAAAACGCCACACACACAGATGTCTACACGGCTTTAAG GTGGTGTGAACAGGATTTGTGTCCAGTGGTCAGTCGGGATTCTGCCGGTTCTTATGATCCGCATGTTGTCGACATGGACAAAGAGCTGGTGTATGACGGCCTAAAGcgctaa
- the LOC141355479 gene encoding uncharacterized protein isoform X6, giving the protein MTRYTDVLFPLREYSRTQKERPEPDEPYDSNSDEGPDSHIKTKHKRSSKTERNEYSRTQKERLEPDEPYDSNSDEGPDSHIKTKDKRSSKTERNELCRTQKERPEPDEPYDSNSDGPDSHIKTKDKRSSKTERNGSPRQKSGKRPWSDAEKKAVPGKDKCTKRKNQCYKTGTGEILKIMCTIPFNLKRKKVD; this is encoded by the exons ATGACCAG ATATACAGATGTTCTCTTTCCTCTTCGAGAATATTCCAGAACCCAGAAAGAAAGACCTGAGCCAGATGAGCCTTATGATTCCAACTCAGATG AAGGCCCTGACTCACACATAAAGACCAAACACAAGAGATCATCAAAGACTGAGAGAAATG AATATTCCAGAACCCAGAAAGAAAGACTTGAGCCAGACGAGCCTTATGATTCCAACTCAGATG AAGGCCCTGACTCACACATAAAGACCAAAGACAAGAGATCATCAAAGACTGAGAGAAATG AATTGTGCAGAACCCAGAAAGAAAGACCTGAGCCAGACGAGCCTTATGATTCCAACTCAGATG GCCCTGACTCACACATAAAGACCAAAGACAAGAGATCATCAAAGACTGAGAGAAATG GTTCTCCTAGGCAGAAGAGTGGGAAAAGGCCCTGGAGTGATGCTGAAAAAAAGGC AGTTCCTGGCAAAGACAAGTGCACCAAGAGAAAGAACCAGTGCTACAAAACAGGGACTGGAGAGATATTAAAAATCATGTGCACAATACCATTCaatcttaaaagaaaaaaagttgattaa
- the LOC141355479 gene encoding uncharacterized protein isoform X5, with translation MTRYTDVLFPLREYSRTQKERPEPDEPYDSNSDEGPDSHIKTKHKRSSKTERNEYSRTQKERLEPDEPYDSNSDEGPDSHIKTKDKRSSKTERNELCRTQKERPEPDEPYDSNSDEGPDSHIKTKDKRSSKTERNGSPRQKSGKRPWSDAEKKAVPGKDKCTKRKNQCYKTGTGEILKIMCTIPFNLKRKKVD, from the exons ATGACCAG ATATACAGATGTTCTCTTTCCTCTTCGAGAATATTCCAGAACCCAGAAAGAAAGACCTGAGCCAGATGAGCCTTATGATTCCAACTCAGATG AAGGCCCTGACTCACACATAAAGACCAAACACAAGAGATCATCAAAGACTGAGAGAAATG AATATTCCAGAACCCAGAAAGAAAGACTTGAGCCAGACGAGCCTTATGATTCCAACTCAGATG AAGGCCCTGACTCACACATAAAGACCAAAGACAAGAGATCATCAAAGACTGAGAGAAATG AATTGTGCAGAACCCAGAAAGAAAGACCTGAGCCAGACGAGCCTTATGATTCCAACTCAGATG AAGGCCCTGACTCACACATAAAGACCAAAGACAAGAGATCATCAAAGACTGAGAGAAATG GTTCTCCTAGGCAGAAGAGTGGGAAAAGGCCCTGGAGTGATGCTGAAAAAAAGGC AGTTCCTGGCAAAGACAAGTGCACCAAGAGAAAGAACCAGTGCTACAAAACAGGGACTGGAGAGATATTAAAAATCATGTGCACAATACCATTCaatcttaaaagaaaaaaagttgattaa
- the LOC141355479 gene encoding uncharacterized protein isoform X2 yields MTRYTDVLFPLREYSRTQKERPEPDEPYDSNSDEGPDSHIKTKHKRSSKTERNEYSRTQKERLEPDEPYDSNSDGPDSHIKTKDKRSSKTERNELCRTQKERPEPDEPYDSNSDEGPDSHIKTKDKRSSKTERNGSPRQKSGKRPWSDAEKKAICRHLGNTIMLMKVPGKDKCTKRKNQCYKTGTGEILKIMCTIPFNLKRKKVD; encoded by the exons ATGACCAG ATATACAGATGTTCTCTTTCCTCTTCGAGAATATTCCAGAACCCAGAAAGAAAGACCTGAGCCAGATGAGCCTTATGATTCCAACTCAGATG AAGGCCCTGACTCACACATAAAGACCAAACACAAGAGATCATCAAAGACTGAGAGAAATG AATATTCCAGAACCCAGAAAGAAAGACTTGAGCCAGACGAGCCTTATGATTCCAACTCAGATG GCCCTGACTCACACATAAAGACCAAAGACAAGAGATCATCAAAGACTGAGAGAAATG AATTGTGCAGAACCCAGAAAGAAAGACCTGAGCCAGACGAGCCTTATGATTCCAACTCAGATG AAGGCCCTGACTCACACATAAAGACCAAAGACAAGAGATCATCAAAGACTGAGAGAAATG GTTCTCCTAGGCAGAAGAGTGGGAAAAGGCCCTGGAGTGATGCTGAAAAAAAGGCAATTTGTCGGCATCTTGGAAACACGATCATGTTAATGAAAGTTCCTGGCAAAGACAAGTGCACCAAGAGAAAGAACCAGTGCTACAAAACAGGGACTGGAGAGATATTAAAAATCATGTGCACAATACCATTCaatcttaaaagaaaaaaagttgattaa
- the LOC141355479 gene encoding uncharacterized protein isoform X1, producing the protein MTRYTDVLFPLREYSRTQKERPEPDEPYDSNSDEGPDSHIKTKHKRSSKTERNEYSRTQKERLEPDEPYDSNSDEGPDSHIKTKDKRSSKTERNELCRTQKERPEPDEPYDSNSDEGPDSHIKTKDKRSSKTERNGSPRQKSGKRPWSDAEKKAICRHLGNTIMLMKVPGKDKCTKRKNQCYKTGTGEILKIMCTIPFNLKRKKVD; encoded by the exons ATGACCAG ATATACAGATGTTCTCTTTCCTCTTCGAGAATATTCCAGAACCCAGAAAGAAAGACCTGAGCCAGATGAGCCTTATGATTCCAACTCAGATG AAGGCCCTGACTCACACATAAAGACCAAACACAAGAGATCATCAAAGACTGAGAGAAATG AATATTCCAGAACCCAGAAAGAAAGACTTGAGCCAGACGAGCCTTATGATTCCAACTCAGATG AAGGCCCTGACTCACACATAAAGACCAAAGACAAGAGATCATCAAAGACTGAGAGAAATG AATTGTGCAGAACCCAGAAAGAAAGACCTGAGCCAGACGAGCCTTATGATTCCAACTCAGATG AAGGCCCTGACTCACACATAAAGACCAAAGACAAGAGATCATCAAAGACTGAGAGAAATG GTTCTCCTAGGCAGAAGAGTGGGAAAAGGCCCTGGAGTGATGCTGAAAAAAAGGCAATTTGTCGGCATCTTGGAAACACGATCATGTTAATGAAAGTTCCTGGCAAAGACAAGTGCACCAAGAGAAAGAACCAGTGCTACAAAACAGGGACTGGAGAGATATTAAAAATCATGTGCACAATACCATTCaatcttaaaagaaaaaaagttgattaa
- the LOC141355479 gene encoding uncharacterized protein isoform X3 has protein sequence MTRYTDVLFPLREYSRTQKERPEPDEPYDSNSDGPDSHIKTKHKRSSKTERNEYSRTQKERLEPDEPYDSNSDEGPDSHIKTKDKRSSKTERNELCRTQKERPEPDEPYDSNSDEGPDSHIKTKDKRSSKTERNGSPRQKSGKRPWSDAEKKAICRHLGNTIMLMKVPGKDKCTKRKNQCYKTGTGEILKIMCTIPFNLKRKKVD, from the exons ATGACCAG ATATACAGATGTTCTCTTTCCTCTTCGAGAATATTCCAGAACCCAGAAAGAAAGACCTGAGCCAGATGAGCCTTATGATTCCAACTCAGATG GCCCTGACTCACACATAAAGACCAAACACAAGAGATCATCAAAGACTGAGAGAAATG AATATTCCAGAACCCAGAAAGAAAGACTTGAGCCAGACGAGCCTTATGATTCCAACTCAGATG AAGGCCCTGACTCACACATAAAGACCAAAGACAAGAGATCATCAAAGACTGAGAGAAATG AATTGTGCAGAACCCAGAAAGAAAGACCTGAGCCAGACGAGCCTTATGATTCCAACTCAGATG AAGGCCCTGACTCACACATAAAGACCAAAGACAAGAGATCATCAAAGACTGAGAGAAATG GTTCTCCTAGGCAGAAGAGTGGGAAAAGGCCCTGGAGTGATGCTGAAAAAAAGGCAATTTGTCGGCATCTTGGAAACACGATCATGTTAATGAAAGTTCCTGGCAAAGACAAGTGCACCAAGAGAAAGAACCAGTGCTACAAAACAGGGACTGGAGAGATATTAAAAATCATGTGCACAATACCATTCaatcttaaaagaaaaaaagttgattaa
- the LOC141355479 gene encoding uncharacterized protein isoform X4, whose amino-acid sequence MTRYTDVLFPLREYSRTQKERPEPDEPYDSNSDEGPDSHIKTKHKRSSKTERNEYSRTQKERLEPDEPYDSNSDEGPDSHIKTKDKRSSKTERNELCRTQKERPEPDEPYDSNSDGPDSHIKTKDKRSSKTERNGSPRQKSGKRPWSDAEKKAICRHLGNTIMLMKVPGKDKCTKRKNQCYKTGTGEILKIMCTIPFNLKRKKVD is encoded by the exons ATGACCAG ATATACAGATGTTCTCTTTCCTCTTCGAGAATATTCCAGAACCCAGAAAGAAAGACCTGAGCCAGATGAGCCTTATGATTCCAACTCAGATG AAGGCCCTGACTCACACATAAAGACCAAACACAAGAGATCATCAAAGACTGAGAGAAATG AATATTCCAGAACCCAGAAAGAAAGACTTGAGCCAGACGAGCCTTATGATTCCAACTCAGATG AAGGCCCTGACTCACACATAAAGACCAAAGACAAGAGATCATCAAAGACTGAGAGAAATG AATTGTGCAGAACCCAGAAAGAAAGACCTGAGCCAGACGAGCCTTATGATTCCAACTCAGATG GCCCTGACTCACACATAAAGACCAAAGACAAGAGATCATCAAAGACTGAGAGAAATG GTTCTCCTAGGCAGAAGAGTGGGAAAAGGCCCTGGAGTGATGCTGAAAAAAAGGCAATTTGTCGGCATCTTGGAAACACGATCATGTTAATGAAAGTTCCTGGCAAAGACAAGTGCACCAAGAGAAAGAACCAGTGCTACAAAACAGGGACTGGAGAGATATTAAAAATCATGTGCACAATACCATTCaatcttaaaagaaaaaaagttgattaa
- the LOC141355479 gene encoding uncharacterized protein isoform X7, producing MTRYTDVLFPLREYSRTQKERPEPDEPYDSNSDEGPDSHIKTKDKRSSKTERNELCRTQKERPEPDEPYDSNSDEGPDSHIKTKDKRSSKTERNGSPRQKSGKRPWSDAEKKAICRHLGNTIMLMKVPGKDKCTKRKNQCYKTGTGEILKIMCTIPFNLKRKKVD from the exons ATGACCAG ATATACAGATGTTCTCTTTCCTCTTCGAGAATATTCCAGAACCCAGAAAGAAAGACCTGAGCCAGATGAGCCTTATGATTCCAACTCAGATG AAGGCCCTGACTCACACATAAAGACCAAAGACAAGAGATCATCAAAGACTGAGAGAAATG AATTGTGCAGAACCCAGAAAGAAAGACCTGAGCCAGACGAGCCTTATGATTCCAACTCAGATG AAGGCCCTGACTCACACATAAAGACCAAAGACAAGAGATCATCAAAGACTGAGAGAAATG GTTCTCCTAGGCAGAAGAGTGGGAAAAGGCCCTGGAGTGATGCTGAAAAAAAGGCAATTTGTCGGCATCTTGGAAACACGATCATGTTAATGAAAGTTCCTGGCAAAGACAAGTGCACCAAGAGAAAGAACCAGTGCTACAAAACAGGGACTGGAGAGATATTAAAAATCATGTGCACAATACCATTCaatcttaaaagaaaaaaagttgattaa
- the zbtb45 gene encoding zinc finger and BTB domain-containing protein 45 — translation MASEAVHYIHLHNSSQSVLEALRSQRRKGLFCDVTVRIHDASLRAHACVLAAGSPFFQDKLLLGHSEISVPPLVPAETVKQLVDFMYSGSLVVLHSQALCILTAASILQIKTVIDECTQIISQRRAAMAGGAAAAAVVPLGGALPKQEEGGGDGKGRDNGSLQGFGYGMQGECGSAAEMAAALSGGAQGEGDGLEGGVGPLMPLGELGGSALCRGEGLGVAGGGAMLKAPSCSQEINYMLNPNADRSSSVGSQNVAANERAHIGSPASMGRVEYSGVGDDLVGGVDRYSEDDERDVHDAERDTERDRQTAHTRKQRQPLRLQVLGGEEVIVKNEGVQEGEGLFEIDDRGNASQQSTYAQGGFYEESGMFSGGFWSQADPQASLGSNPRSRVNKPLTPPPSSQSLSNQMLYQFSASESQPSSFFVGGPMVIDNLADSCQQAPPPAPLTPAPPPSTPACIAGPSFAAQGSETSFDCSHCGKSLRSRKNYSKHMFIHSGQKPHQCSICWRSFSLRDYLLKHMVVHTGVRAFQCSVCSKRFTQKSSLNVHMRTHRVERTFTCGVCHRAFTHRTLLERHALQHQHPAPLKPTTSHMEQGGGGGGMSGASGPGPVS, via the exons ATGGCATCAGAGGCGGTGCACTACATCCACCTTCATAACTCCAGTCAGTCTGTGCTGGAGGCTCTGAGGTCACAGCGACGCAAGGGTCTGTTCTGTGATGTCACCGTCCGCATCCATGACGCGTCGCTGCGGGCGCACGCGTGCGTGCTGGCGGCGGGAAGCCCATTTTTCCAGGACAAACTGCTACTGGGTCACTCGGAGATCTCGGTTCCTCCGCTGGTTCCCGCTGAGACGGTGAAGCAGCTGGTGGATTTCATGTACAGCGGCTCGCTGGTGGTGCTGCACTCGCAGGCGCTCTGCATCCTCACGGCAGCGTCCATCCTGCAGATCAAGACCGTCATCGACGAATGCACGCAGATCATCTCGCAGAGACGTGCCGCCATGGCGGGTGGAGCGGCGGCGGCGGCCGTGGTGCCCCTCGGGGGCGCCCTGCCCAAACAGGAGGAGGGGGGCGGCGACGGGAAAGGCCGGGATAATGGCTCGCTGCAGGGCTTCGGTTACGGTATGCAGGGGGAATGCGGGTCTGCGGCGGAGATGGCGGCCGCTCTGAGCGGCGGGGCTCAGGGAGAGGGTGACGGGCTGGAAGGTGGCGTGGGCCCTCTGATGCCCCTCGGTGAGTTAGGTGGGTCGGCGCTGTGTAGAGGGGAGGGGCTTGGTGTAGCGGGGGGTGGGGCCATGCTCAAGGCACCGAGCTGCTCGCAGGAGATCAACTATATGCTCAACCCCAACGCTGACCGAAGCTCGAGCGTCGGCTCGCAGAACGTCGCTGCGAATGAGCGGGCTCACATCGGATCTCCGGCCAGCATGGGGCGTGTAGAGTACAGCGGCGTGGGGGATGACCTGGTAGGAGGGGTGGACAGATACAGCGAAGACGACGAGAGAGACGTTCACGACGCTGAGAGGGACactgagagagacagacagacagcacacacacgcaaacagAGACAACCGCTGAGACTCCAG GTGTTGGGGGGCGAGGAGGTGATTGTAAAGAATGAGGGCGTGCAGGAAGGGGAGGGGCTTTTTGAGATTGATGACAGAGGAAATGCATCACAACAGTCCACATACGCACAg GGTGGGTTCTACGAGGAGTCTGGCATGTTCTCGGGTGGGTTTTGGTCTCAGGCAGATCCGCAGGCATCTCTGGGCTCAAACCCTCGCTCCCGGGTCAACAAACCACTCACTCCCCCGCCATCCTCTCAGAGCCTCAGCAACCAG ATGCTTTATCAGTTTTCTGCCAGCGAATCGCAGCCCTCGTCCTTCTTTGTTGGTGGACCTATGGTAATTGACAACTTGGCGGATTCGTGTCAGCAGGCTCCGCCCCCTGCCCCCTTGACCCCAGCTCCACCCCCTTCCaccccagcatgcattgcaggtCCGAGCTTTGCCGCTCAGGGCTCTGAGACGTCCTTCGACTGCAGCCACTGCGGAAAGTCGTTGCGTTCACGCAAGAACTACAGCAAGCACATGTTCATCCATTCTG GTCAGAAGCCGCATCAATGCAGCATCTGCTGGAGGTCTTTCTCTCTGCGCGACTACCTGCTGAAGCACATGGTGGTGCACACGGGCGTGCGAGCGTTCCAGTGCTCCGTCTGCAGCAAGCGCTTCACGCAGAAGAGTTCTCTCAACGTGCACATGCGCACGCACCGCGTGGAGCGCACCTTCACCTGCGGCGTATGTCACCGAGCTTTCACGCACCGCACGCTGCTGGAGAGACACGCCCTTCAACACCAACACCCTGCGCCCCTCAAACCCACCACCAGTCACATGGAGCAGGGCGGGGGCGGCGGTGGCATGAGCGGGGCCAGCGGACCAGGTCCCGTCTCCTAA